In Dermacentor andersoni chromosome 4, qqDerAnde1_hic_scaffold, whole genome shotgun sequence, the following proteins share a genomic window:
- the LOC140217239 gene encoding 52 kDa repressor of the inhibitor of the protein kinase-like, producing the protein MSPYFLFTVVLKDTASRQNISTATEDERLASETHLKTVPQEYAPPVPTCSSDETTDIAGIEQLTVCARYLNKAANNIEEVFLGFVPIQDQSGRALAGTIMKFLLDLGINMHHLRGQGYDGASSMAVIAALEDIKLNGNGESPVQANSLALSLLSPAFLVSLHVADHVLAVTLPLSKKLQTRNIDMSAAIDDIDVVQQAIENDRKNATASFSKIFAQVQELAEKLDVEITCRRAGVRQQDRGSIASESAEEYFRRTVFIPFIDHVLAQLHQRFEKHRTILKDFSVIVPSAIPPMQDDREKEAENLLAVFAQDVDARAALGELQLWWTKWANKAASERPSTGTDALSHCDCRFYPNVYKLLQILVTLPVTTASAERTFSSMRLLKTYLRSTMSEERMVGLALLYAHRDVDINVTEVIERFAKFPRRMKLVL; encoded by the exons ATGTCCCCTTATTTTCTGTTCACTGTGGTGCTTAAAG ATACTGCTTCTAGACAAAATATTTCTACCGCCACTGAAGACGAGAGACTGGCTTCAGAGACTCATCTGAAAACTGTGCCGCAGGAGTATGCACCGCCTGTGCCAACATGCTCCTCTG ACGAGACTACGGACATTGCTGGAATTGAGCAGCTTACTGTTTGCGCAAGGTACCTAAACAAGGCTGCCAACAACATCGAAGAAGTGTTTTTAGGTTTTGTGCCAATTCAGGACCAAAGTGGCAGGGCCCTCGCCGGCACCATTATGAAATTCCTCCTGGACCTTGGAATTAACATGCACCACCTCCGTGGCCAAGGCTATGATGGTGCCAGCTCGATGGCCG TCATCGCGGCACTAGAGGACATCAAATTAAACGGCAATGGCGAAAGTCCAGTTCAGGCAAATAGTCTGGCGCTGTCACTTTTGTCACCGGCGTTCCTTGTGAGTCTGCATGTGGCAGATCATGTGTTAGCGGTGACTCTGCCTCTGTCAAAGAAGCTGCAGACAAGGAACATCGACATGAGCGCCGCCATTGACGACATAGATGTGGTACAGCAAGCTATAGAAAATGACCGCAAGAATGCGACTGCTTCATTCTCAAAAATCTTTGCACAAGTACAGGAACTGGCAGAAAAACTGGATGTGGAAATCACCTGCCGACGAGCCGGAGTCCGACAGCAAGATCGTGGGAGCATTGCATCAGAAAGTGCTGAGGAATATTTCCGCAGAACTGTGTTCATTCCATTCATAGATCACGTATTAGCACAGTTACACCAACGGTTCGAAAAGCACAGGACAATCTTAAAGGACTTTTCTGTTATTGTACCATCCGCAATACCTCCAATGCAAGATGATCGAGAGAAAGAAGCAGAAAATCTCCTGGCCGTTTTCGCGCAGGACGTGGATGCCAGAGCTGCCTTGGGGGAACTGCAACTATGGTGGACAAAGTGGGCGAACAAAGCAGCAAGTGAGCGCCCCAGCACAGGAACAGATGCCCTCTCTCATTGCGACTGCAGGTTCTATCCTAATGTGTACAAACTGCTGCAGATTCTAGTCACCCTTCCAGTGACTACTGCCAGCGCAGAGAGAACATTTTCAAGCATGAGATTACTAAAGACCTACTTGCGCTCTACAATGTCCGAGGAACGCATGGTTGGGCTGGCGCTTCTATACGCCCACAGAGACGTCGACATCAACGTGACCGAAGTCATTGAACGCTTCGCTAAATTTCCCCGCCGAATGAAGTTAGTCCTTTAA